A genomic stretch from Bradyrhizobium quebecense includes:
- the cysS gene encoding cysteine--tRNA ligase, with the protein MELRLYDTLTREKRPFVPLDADNVRMYACGPTVYDFAHIGNGRAAVVFDVLFRALRHRYGTDHVTYVRNITDVDDKINVRAARDYPGMPLNEAIRKVTEQTYQQYQDDVTALGCLPPTVQPRATEHIPEMRAIIEKLVAGGFAYVAEDHVLFSPQAMNAANSTLPRYGALSKRSLDEMIAGARVDVAPYKRDNTDFVLWKPSKPGEPSWPSPAGIAVEGRPGWHIECSAMAWKHLGEKFDIHGGGIDLVFPHHENELAQTCCAFHTDRMANVWMHNGFLQIESEKMSKSLGNFFTIRDLLADWPGEVLRLSMLRTHYRSPLDWTLKSAEEAARTLDDWYAVAADAEPGAPSAAIVEALYDDLNTAQAMAVLHSLRNAAASNEAGRKEFAGSLRLLGFLSESAAAWKGRKEQASGVDVAAVETLIAERTTARARKDFKESDRIRDQLAAMGVAIKDGKDAEGKPITTWEVAR; encoded by the coding sequence ATGGAATTGCGCCTTTACGATACGTTGACCCGGGAGAAGCGGCCCTTCGTGCCGCTCGATGCCGATAATGTCCGCATGTATGCCTGCGGACCGACGGTCTACGACTTCGCCCATATCGGCAACGGCCGGGCCGCTGTTGTCTTCGACGTGCTGTTCCGCGCGCTGCGCCATCGCTATGGCACCGATCACGTCACCTATGTCCGCAACATCACCGACGTCGACGACAAGATCAACGTTCGCGCCGCGCGGGACTATCCCGGCATGCCCTTGAACGAGGCGATCCGCAAGGTCACCGAGCAGACCTATCAGCAGTACCAGGACGACGTCACGGCGCTGGGCTGCTTGCCGCCGACCGTGCAGCCGCGCGCGACCGAGCATATCCCGGAGATGCGCGCGATCATCGAGAAGCTGGTCGCCGGCGGCTTTGCCTATGTCGCCGAGGATCACGTGCTGTTCTCGCCGCAGGCGATGAACGCGGCCAATTCAACGCTGCCGCGCTACGGCGCGCTGTCGAAGCGCTCGCTCGATGAGATGATCGCGGGCGCCCGCGTCGATGTTGCGCCCTACAAGCGCGACAACACCGACTTCGTGCTGTGGAAACCGTCGAAGCCCGGCGAGCCGTCCTGGCCGTCGCCGGCAGGCATTGCCGTCGAGGGCCGGCCCGGCTGGCACATCGAGTGCTCGGCGATGGCCTGGAAGCATCTCGGTGAGAAGTTCGACATCCATGGCGGCGGCATCGACCTGGTGTTCCCGCACCATGAGAACGAGCTCGCGCAGACTTGCTGCGCATTCCATACCGACCGCATGGCCAATGTCTGGATGCACAACGGCTTCCTGCAGATCGAAAGCGAGAAGATGTCAAAGTCGCTCGGCAACTTCTTCACGATCCGCGATCTGCTGGCGGATTGGCCGGGCGAGGTGCTGCGGCTCAGCATGCTCCGGACGCATTACCGGTCGCCGCTCGACTGGACGCTGAAGAGCGCGGAAGAAGCCGCACGGACGCTCGACGACTGGTATGCGGTCGCGGCCGACGCCGAGCCCGGCGCGCCGTCGGCCGCGATCGTCGAGGCGCTTTACGACGACCTCAACACGGCGCAGGCCATGGCCGTGCTGCACAGCTTGCGCAATGCTGCCGCGAGCAATGAAGCAGGCCGCAAGGAATTTGCCGGTTCGCTGCGGCTGCTCGGCTTCCTGTCGGAGAGCGCGGCGGCGTGGAAGGGTCGCAAGGAGCAGGCCAGCGGCGTCGATGTTGCCGCGGTCGAGACACTGATCGCTGAGCGCACCACGGCACGTGCGAGGAAGGACTTCAAGGAATCCGACCGGATCCGCGATCAGCTCGCCGCGATGGGCGTCGCGATCAAGGACGGCAAGGATGCCGAAGGAAAGCCGATCACGACCTGGGAGGTTGCGCGATGA
- a CDS encoding GNAT family N-acetyltransferase, with product MSRSAPALRPYLPDDAPLLAAIFAASIMDLTGDDYSEAQQEAWAMAADDEEAFGRKLAGQLTLIATLQGAPVGFASLKGADHIDMLYVHPSAVGQGAGSALCDALEKIASARGTKALKVDASDTALEFFRKRGYVAQQRNTVTINDEWLANTTMQKTLDGVAVPGGHA from the coding sequence ATGAGCCGATCCGCACCCGCATTGCGTCCCTATCTGCCCGACGATGCGCCGCTGCTGGCGGCGATCTTCGCGGCGTCGATCATGGATCTGACCGGCGACGATTACAGCGAGGCGCAGCAGGAAGCCTGGGCGATGGCCGCCGACGATGAGGAAGCCTTCGGCAGGAAGCTCGCCGGGCAGCTAACCCTGATCGCGACACTGCAGGGCGCGCCGGTTGGATTCGCCTCGCTGAAGGGGGCCGATCACATCGACATGCTCTATGTGCATCCGAGTGCGGTCGGGCAGGGTGCAGGCAGCGCGTTGTGCGATGCGCTGGAGAAGATCGCGAGCGCCCGCGGCACCAAGGCCCTGAAGGTCGATGCCAGCGACACCGCGCTCGAATTCTTCCGCAAGCGTGGCTACGTCGCGCAGCAGCGCAATACGGTCACCATCAACGACGAATGGCTCGCCAACACCACGATGCAGAAGACCCTCGACGGCGTTGCCGTGCCCGGAGGCCACGCATGA
- the cimA gene encoding citramalate synthase produces the protein MSRERLYLFDTTLRDGAQTNGVDFTLQDKQVIAGMLDALGIDYVEGGYPGANPTDTEFFSKKPAFDHARFTAFGMTRRPGRSASNDPGLAGILEAKADAICFVAKSSAYQVRVALETTNEENLASVRDSVAAAKALGREVMVDCEHFFDGYKQDRDYALACAIAAYEAGARWVVLCDTNGGTMPHEIETIVGDVVKQVPGAHVGIHAHNDTEQAVANSLAAVRAGARQIQGTLNGLGERCGNANLCSLIPTLKLKQEFADKFEIGVTTEKMATLMKVSRTLDDMLNRAPNRHAAYVGESAFVTKTGIHASAVMKDPQTYEHVLPESVGNHRKVLVSDQAGRSNVMAELDRAGMVYDKGDPRLTRLVEELKEREAAGFAYESANASFDLLARRTLGKVPEYFKVEQFDVNVEQRYNANGQRVTVALAVVKVDVDGERLISAAEGNGPVNALDVALRKDLGKYQKYIDGLKLIDYRVRILNGGTEAVTRVLIESEDETGESWTTVGVSPNIIDASFQALMDSVFYKLVKSGAQA, from the coding sequence ATGAGCCGCGAGCGCCTCTATCTGTTCGACACCACGCTGCGCGACGGTGCGCAGACCAACGGCGTTGACTTCACGCTGCAGGACAAGCAGGTGATCGCCGGCATGCTCGACGCGCTCGGCATCGACTATGTCGAGGGCGGCTATCCCGGCGCCAATCCGACCGACACCGAGTTCTTCAGCAAGAAGCCTGCGTTCGACCACGCGCGCTTCACCGCGTTCGGCATGACGCGGCGGCCGGGCCGTTCGGCGTCGAACGATCCCGGGCTCGCCGGTATCCTCGAGGCCAAGGCGGACGCGATCTGCTTCGTGGCAAAATCCTCGGCCTACCAGGTCCGGGTCGCGCTCGAAACGACCAACGAGGAGAACCTTGCCTCGGTCCGCGACAGCGTCGCGGCTGCCAAGGCGCTCGGTCGCGAGGTGATGGTCGACTGCGAACACTTCTTCGACGGCTACAAGCAGGACCGCGACTATGCGCTCGCCTGCGCCATTGCGGCCTATGAGGCCGGCGCGCGCTGGGTGGTGCTGTGCGACACCAATGGCGGCACCATGCCGCATGAGATCGAGACCATCGTCGGCGATGTCGTCAAGCAGGTGCCCGGCGCCCATGTCGGCATTCATGCCCATAACGATACCGAGCAGGCGGTGGCCAATTCGCTCGCCGCGGTGCGCGCCGGCGCACGTCAGATCCAGGGCACGCTCAACGGCCTTGGCGAGCGCTGCGGCAACGCCAATCTCTGCTCGCTGATCCCGACCTTGAAGCTGAAGCAAGAGTTTGCCGACAAGTTCGAGATCGGCGTCACCACGGAGAAGATGGCGACGCTGATGAAGGTGTCGCGCACGCTCGACGACATGCTCAACCGCGCGCCCAATCGCCATGCCGCCTACGTCGGCGAGAGCGCCTTCGTCACCAAGACCGGCATCCATGCTTCCGCTGTCATGAAGGATCCGCAGACCTATGAGCACGTGCTGCCGGAATCCGTCGGCAACCACCGCAAGGTGCTGGTCTCGGATCAGGCCGGCCGCTCCAATGTGATGGCCGAGCTCGACCGCGCCGGCATGGTCTATGACAAGGGCGATCCGCGGCTGACGCGCCTGGTCGAGGAGCTGAAGGAGCGCGAGGCCGCGGGATTTGCCTATGAATCGGCGAACGCCTCGTTCGACCTGTTGGCGCGCCGCACGCTCGGCAAGGTGCCGGAATATTTCAAGGTCGAGCAGTTCGACGTCAATGTCGAGCAGCGCTATAACGCCAACGGCCAGCGCGTCACGGTGGCGCTCGCGGTGGTGAAGGTCGACGTCGACGGCGAGCGGTTGATCTCGGCCGCCGAGGGCAACGGTCCGGTCAACGCGCTCGACGTGGCGCTGCGCAAGGATCTCGGCAAGTACCAGAAATACATCGATGGCCTGAAGCTGATCGACTACCGCGTGCGTATCCTCAATGGCGGCACCGAGGCGGTCACGCGCGTGCTGATCGAAAGCGAGGACGAGACCGGCGAGAGCTGGACCACGGTCGGCGTCTCGCCCAACATCATCGACGCCTCGTTCCAGGCGCTGATGGATTCGGTGTTCTACAAGCTGGTGAAGTCGGGCGCGCAGGCTTGA
- a CDS encoding VOC family protein, translated as MIDHVSVGVRDLERAARFYEPTLAALGLSRLVTRPATIGFGKAYSEFWINLRAKMAPVPHESGTHICLRAKTTAEVDAFHAAALASGGLSDGGPGLRPHDRVRYYAAFILDPDGNRIEAVTFPSE; from the coding sequence ATGATCGACCACGTTTCCGTCGGCGTCCGTGATCTCGAGCGCGCCGCGCGATTCTATGAGCCGACGCTGGCTGCGCTTGGCCTGAGCCGTCTCGTCACCCGGCCGGCGACGATCGGCTTCGGCAAGGCCTATTCCGAGTTCTGGATCAACTTGCGCGCCAAGATGGCGCCGGTGCCGCACGAGAGCGGCACCCACATCTGCCTGCGCGCGAAGACCACTGCCGAGGTCGATGCCTTCCATGCCGCCGCGCTGGCCTCCGGCGGCCTCTCCGATGGGGGGCCCGGCCTGCGCCCGCACGACCGCGTGCGCTATTACGCCGCCTTCATCCTCGACCCCGACGGCAACCGCATCGAGGCCGTCACGTTTCCGAGCGAGTGA
- a CDS encoding TIGR00730 family Rossman fold protein, translated as MNQIKTVCVYCGSGPGNNPRFVEAAVALGKAFAENNVRLVYGGGSIGLMGAVAKSTLDHGGSVTGIIPEFLRARENALTSVQEMIVTPDMHERKRLMFERSDAFVALPGGIGTLEELVEQLTWQQLGRHSKPILLANIDGFWEPLLSLLSHMRTTEFIRATLPINVLMADRVDEILPRLRSAVAGKPAAAKELAPEVARRL; from the coding sequence ATGAACCAAATCAAGACTGTCTGTGTTTATTGCGGCTCCGGCCCCGGTAACAATCCCCGTTTCGTTGAAGCTGCCGTCGCGCTCGGCAAGGCCTTTGCCGAAAACAACGTGCGCCTGGTCTACGGCGGCGGCTCGATCGGCCTGATGGGCGCGGTCGCGAAATCCACCCTCGATCATGGCGGCTCCGTCACCGGGATCATTCCGGAATTCCTGCGGGCGCGCGAGAATGCGCTGACCTCGGTTCAGGAGATGATCGTCACCCCCGACATGCATGAGCGCAAGCGGCTGATGTTCGAGCGTTCGGATGCGTTCGTCGCGCTTCCCGGCGGCATCGGCACGCTGGAGGAGTTGGTCGAGCAATTGACCTGGCAGCAGCTCGGCCGTCACTCCAAGCCGATCCTGCTCGCCAATATTGATGGTTTCTGGGAACCCCTGCTCTCGCTGCTGAGCCACATGCGCACGACCGAGTTCATCCGCGCGACGCTTCCGATCAACGTGCTGATGGCCGACCGCGTCGACGAGATTTTGCCGCGGCTGCGCTCCGCCGTGGCGGGCAAGCCGGCCGCCGCGAAGGAGCTGGCGCCCGAAGTGGCGCGGCGGCTCTGA
- a CDS encoding ABCB family ABC transporter ATP-binding protein/permease codes for MVPPQQTVTAADQPTATTPAAEKGTLLGTLVHLWPYIWPGDRADLKMRVIWSVVLLLFAKLATLSVPFTFKWAIDALNGTGSAPVATSNWMVWLIASPVLMTISYGAVRIIMAVLTQWRDGIFARVAMHAVRRLAYITFVHMHELSLRFHLERKTGGLTRVLERGRSGIETIVRMVILQLIPTIVEVTLLAGVLLWQFDWRYVLAVLITVVVFMYYTYIATEWRIEIRRKMNDSDTEANTKAIDSLLNYETVKYFGAEEREARRYDRSMERYEQASVKTYTSLAVLNTGQAIIFTAGLTATMLMCAFGIRNGTHTVGDFVLINSMMIQLYQPLNFMGMVYREIKQAIIDIEKMFDVLARDPEVKDVPSAKPLVVSTGSVRFEDVRFAYEPDRQILKGLSFEVPAGKTVAIVGPSGAGKSTISRLLFRLYDVSSGRILIDGQDIKNVTQTSLRSAIGMVPQDTVLFNDTIRYNIRYGRWDAGDDEVEEAARLAQIDGFIRMSPQGYETQVGERGLKLSGGEKQRVAIARTVLKAPPILVLDEATSALDSHTEHEIQGALERVSRNRTSLVIAHRLSTIVGADEIIVLDQGRIAERGTHARLLASDGLYASMWNRQREAEEARERLAQVDDDGSAPNRQPPVVTDSSEDSTPDAGEKPLPTAAE; via the coding sequence ATGGTGCCGCCGCAACAGACTGTGACCGCGGCCGATCAGCCCACGGCCACCACCCCGGCCGCCGAGAAGGGGACGCTGCTCGGCACCCTCGTTCATCTCTGGCCCTACATCTGGCCCGGCGATCGCGCCGATTTGAAGATGCGCGTGATCTGGTCGGTGGTGCTGCTGCTGTTCGCCAAGCTCGCGACGCTGTCGGTGCCGTTCACCTTCAAATGGGCGATCGATGCGCTGAACGGCACGGGCTCGGCGCCGGTCGCGACTTCGAACTGGATGGTCTGGCTGATCGCTTCGCCGGTGCTGATGACGATCAGCTACGGCGCGGTGCGCATCATCATGGCGGTGCTGACGCAGTGGCGCGACGGCATCTTCGCCCGCGTCGCGATGCACGCGGTGCGGAGGCTCGCCTACATCACCTTCGTGCACATGCACGAGCTGTCGCTGCGCTTCCATCTCGAGCGCAAGACCGGCGGCCTGACCCGCGTGCTGGAGCGCGGCCGCTCCGGCATCGAGACCATCGTGCGGATGGTGATCCTGCAACTGATCCCGACCATCGTCGAGGTCACGCTGCTGGCGGGGGTGCTGCTCTGGCAGTTCGACTGGCGCTACGTGCTCGCGGTGCTGATCACGGTCGTCGTGTTCATGTACTACACCTACATTGCGACCGAGTGGCGGATCGAGATCCGCCGCAAGATGAACGATTCCGATACCGAGGCGAACACCAAGGCGATCGACTCGCTGCTCAACTACGAGACGGTGAAGTATTTCGGTGCCGAGGAGCGCGAGGCCAGGCGCTACGACCGCTCGATGGAGCGCTACGAGCAGGCGAGCGTGAAGACCTACACCTCGCTCGCCGTGCTCAACACCGGGCAGGCGATCATCTTCACCGCGGGGCTGACCGCGACCATGCTGATGTGCGCGTTCGGCATCCGCAACGGTACCCACACCGTCGGCGATTTCGTGCTGATCAACTCGATGATGATCCAGCTGTACCAGCCGCTGAACTTCATGGGCATGGTGTATCGCGAGATCAAGCAGGCGATCATCGACATCGAGAAGATGTTCGACGTGCTGGCGCGCGATCCCGAGGTGAAGGACGTGCCGAGCGCCAAGCCGCTTGTGGTGTCCACAGGCAGCGTGCGCTTCGAGGATGTCCGCTTCGCCTATGAGCCCGACCGGCAAATCCTGAAAGGCCTGAGCTTCGAGGTGCCGGCCGGCAAGACGGTCGCGATCGTCGGTCCCTCCGGCGCCGGGAAATCGACGATCTCGCGGCTCTTGTTCCGGCTCTACGATGTCTCGAGCGGCCGCATCCTGATCGACGGCCAGGACATCAAGAATGTGACGCAGACCTCGCTGCGGTCAGCGATCGGCATGGTGCCGCAGGACACCGTGCTGTTCAACGACACCATCCGCTACAACATCCGCTATGGCCGCTGGGATGCCGGCGATGACGAGGTGGAGGAGGCGGCGCGGCTGGCGCAGATCGACGGCTTCATCCGGATGTCGCCGCAGGGTTACGAGACGCAGGTCGGCGAGCGCGGCTTGAAGCTCTCCGGCGGCGAGAAGCAGCGCGTCGCGATCGCGCGCACCGTCTTGAAGGCGCCGCCGATCCTGGTGCTCGACGAGGCGACCTCGGCGCTCGACAGCCACACCGAGCACGAGATCCAGGGCGCGCTGGAGCGGGTCTCGCGCAACCGCACCTCGCTGGTGATCGCGCACCGGCTGTCGACCATCGTCGGCGCCGACGAGATCATCGTGCTGGACCAGGGCCGGATCGCCGAGCGCGGCACCCATGCGCGGCTTTTGGCCTCGGACGGCCTCTACGCCAGCATGTGGAACCGGCAGCGCGAGGCTGAGGAGGCCCGCGAACGGCTCGCCCAGGTCGATGACGACGGCAGCGCGCCGAATCGCCAGCCGCCCGTGGTCACCGATTCGTCGGAGGATTCCACCCCTGACGCGGGTGAGAAACCCTTGCCGACCGCCGCGGAATAG
- a CDS encoding phosphatidylserine decarboxylase: MSIANSIRAQIPPIHPEGYPFIGGFALASLILFWIWTPLGWIGTLLTVWCALFFRDPVRVTPLRDGIVVSPADGRVSMVVQALPPAELGLGDKPLPRVSVFMSVFNCHVNRSPVAGRIDRIAYRPGAFINAELDKASEDNERNSLVISGANGRIGVVQIAGLVARRIVCFVKEGQSIGAGERFGLIRFGSRLDVYLPEGTKALVSEGQTAVAGETILADFRNADPGRTYRAD, translated from the coding sequence ATGTCGATCGCCAATTCCATCCGCGCACAGATCCCGCCGATCCACCCCGAGGGCTATCCGTTCATCGGTGGCTTCGCCCTGGCGAGCCTGATCCTGTTCTGGATCTGGACCCCGCTGGGCTGGATCGGGACGCTGCTCACGGTCTGGTGCGCGCTGTTCTTCCGCGATCCCGTTCGCGTGACGCCGCTGCGCGACGGCATCGTGGTGTCGCCGGCCGATGGCCGCGTCTCCATGGTGGTGCAGGCGCTGCCGCCGGCCGAGCTCGGCCTCGGCGACAAGCCGCTGCCGCGGGTCTCGGTGTTCATGAGCGTGTTCAACTGCCATGTGAACCGCAGCCCGGTGGCCGGCCGCATCGACCGCATCGCCTACAGGCCCGGCGCCTTCATCAATGCCGAGCTCGACAAGGCGAGCGAGGACAATGAGCGCAACTCGCTGGTGATCTCGGGCGCCAATGGCCGCATCGGCGTGGTCCAGATCGCCGGTCTCGTGGCGCGCCGCATCGTCTGCTTCGTCAAGGAAGGCCAGTCGATCGGCGCCGGCGAGCGTTTTGGCCTGATCCGCTTCGGCTCGCGGCTCGACGTCTACCTGCCCGAGGGTACCAAGGCGCTGGTCTCCGAGGGGCAGACCGCGGTGGCCGGCGAGACGATTCTGGCGGATTTCCGCAACGCCGACCCGGGCCGCACCTACCGCGCCGATTAA
- the pssA gene encoding CDP-diacylglycerol--serine O-phosphatidyltransferase: MPFDPNSTESRRRRFRPIPVRMLVPNMITLLAICAGLTAIRLSTEGRMELAVAAIVFAAILDGIDGRVARMIKGQSKFGAELDSLADFVNFGVAPGLILYFWQLHELNNGGWIAAMVFAISGGLRLARFNASIDDPNKPAFAANYFTGVPAPAGAITVLLPIYLAFLGVPMPPATLTAFYTLLIAFLMVSRLPVFSGKTVKMRVPPEMVLPVFVSVVFFVALLIGYPWHILSAGSVAYLISLPWGWKSYRDQERQLAAQTQGASAPAPASPSPYTPQGTDPDHDDRPAHLH, from the coding sequence ATGCCCTTTGATCCCAACTCCACCGAGTCTCGCCGCCGCCGGTTCCGCCCGATCCCGGTGCGGATGCTCGTGCCCAACATGATCACGCTGCTGGCGATCTGCGCCGGCCTGACCGCGATCCGGCTGTCGACGGAAGGGCGGATGGAGCTTGCGGTCGCCGCCATCGTGTTCGCCGCGATCCTCGACGGCATCGACGGCCGCGTCGCCCGCATGATCAAGGGCCAGTCGAAATTCGGCGCCGAGCTCGACAGCCTCGCCGACTTCGTCAATTTCGGCGTCGCGCCAGGTCTGATCCTGTATTTCTGGCAGCTGCACGAATTGAACAATGGCGGCTGGATCGCCGCGATGGTGTTTGCGATCTCCGGCGGCCTGCGGCTTGCGCGCTTCAATGCCTCGATCGACGACCCGAACAAGCCGGCCTTCGCCGCCAATTACTTCACGGGTGTGCCGGCGCCGGCCGGTGCGATCACGGTGCTGCTGCCGATCTATCTCGCCTTCCTCGGCGTGCCGATGCCGCCGGCGACGTTGACGGCGTTCTACACGCTCTTGATCGCCTTCCTGATGGTGTCGCGGCTGCCGGTGTTCTCCGGCAAGACCGTGAAGATGCGCGTGCCGCCGGAGATGGTACTGCCGGTGTTCGTGTCGGTGGTGTTCTTCGTCGCGCTGCTGATCGGCTATCCCTGGCACATCCTGTCGGCGGGTTCGGTCGCCTATTTGATCAGCCTGCCCTGGGGCTGGAAATCGTATCGCGACCAGGAGCGCCAGCTTGCGGCGCAGACGCAAGGCGCAAGCGCGCCGGCGCCGGCATCACCGTCGCCTTACACGCCACAGGGCACCGATCCGGACCACGACGATCGTCCCGCGCATCTACATTGA
- a CDS encoding RraA family protein, with amino-acid sequence MTTSASAPLPASVLEALARYDTPTICNAMEIVAPERRLIGYTVKPLVCPFPTLPPIVGYARTVAIRSVLKSGLSAEEQSKRRIEYYEYVGTGFGPRISVIQDIDGPDVGYGAFWGEVQSAVHKALGCLGVITDGSIRDIPQWAPGFQALAGSIGPSHAWVHAESFGGEVRVAGMTVRSDDLIHADSHGAIVIPHDIAAKLPEAAELCGRRETPILDIARSKDFTLEKLKEALKRSAEIH; translated from the coding sequence GTGACGACATCCGCTTCCGCCCCGCTGCCTGCTTCCGTCCTCGAGGCGTTGGCGCGCTATGACACGCCGACGATCTGCAACGCGATGGAGATCGTCGCGCCGGAGCGTCGTCTGATCGGCTACACCGTGAAGCCGCTGGTCTGCCCGTTCCCGACCTTGCCGCCGATCGTCGGCTACGCGCGCACGGTCGCGATCCGCTCGGTGCTGAAATCCGGCCTCTCGGCCGAGGAGCAGTCGAAGCGCCGCATCGAATACTATGAATATGTCGGCACCGGCTTCGGTCCGCGCATCTCTGTGATCCAGGACATCGACGGTCCCGACGTCGGCTATGGTGCGTTCTGGGGCGAGGTGCAGAGCGCCGTGCACAAGGCGCTCGGCTGCCTCGGCGTCATCACCGACGGCTCGATCCGCGACATTCCGCAATGGGCGCCGGGCTTCCAGGCGCTGGCCGGCTCGATCGGTCCGTCGCACGCCTGGGTGCATGCCGAAAGCTTTGGCGGCGAGGTCCGCGTCGCCGGCATGACGGTGCGCTCTGACGATCTGATCCACGCCGACAGCCACGGCGCGATCGTGATCCCCCATGACATCGCGGCGAAGCTGCCCGAGGCCGCCGAACTCTGCGGCCGTCGCGAGACCCCGATCCTCGACATCGCGCGCAGTAAGGATTTCACGCTCGAGAAGTTGAAGGAAGCGCTGAAGCGTTCGGCGGAAATCCACTGA
- a CDS encoding TerC family protein, giving the protein MSELFSLDALSALLQVVAIDLVLAGDNAVVIGLAAAGLPAKQRGKAILIGIAAATLLRILFALLTTQLMQIVGLLLAGGILLLWVCWKMWRELRATAQETTVEHAADGAEGQRKTLWQATTQIIIADVSMSLDNVLAVAGAAREQPIVLVFGLALSIAMMGAAATFIAKLLQNHRWIAYVGLAVILYVAVDMIIRGASEIAKVAPA; this is encoded by the coding sequence ATGTCCGAACTGTTTTCACTCGACGCCCTCAGCGCGTTGCTGCAAGTCGTCGCCATCGACCTCGTGCTGGCCGGCGACAACGCCGTCGTGATCGGCCTTGCCGCGGCAGGCCTGCCGGCGAAGCAACGCGGCAAGGCGATTCTGATCGGCATCGCTGCTGCGACATTGCTGCGCATCCTGTTCGCCCTTCTCACCACGCAACTGATGCAGATCGTCGGCCTGCTGCTGGCCGGCGGCATCCTGCTGCTTTGGGTGTGCTGGAAGATGTGGCGCGAGTTGCGCGCCACCGCACAGGAGACGACGGTCGAGCATGCCGCCGATGGCGCGGAAGGCCAGCGCAAGACGCTGTGGCAGGCCACGACGCAGATCATCATCGCCGACGTCTCGATGTCGCTCGACAACGTGCTGGCGGTTGCGGGCGCGGCGCGCGAGCAGCCGATCGTGCTGGTGTTCGGCCTCGCGCTCTCGATCGCGATGATGGGCGCGGCCGCCACCTTCATCGCAAAACTGCTGCAGAACCACCGCTGGATCGCCTATGTCGGCCTCGCCGTGATCCTCTACGTCGCCGTCGACATGATCATCCGCGGCGCATCCGAGATCGCGAAGGTCGCGCCGGCTTGA